CGCCTCGCCAGCGCCCCTGCACACTCACCCCAGCTTGGCGGCCAGGCGCCCAGCCCCCGAGTGCACGCCCCGCTCTCGGGGTGGGTGTTCCCGGCCGGCGGGTGCGGAGAGGGGCCCATCGTGGTCTGTCCCCGACCCGCAGTGCTGCTCCTGCCTCTGGCACCGGCCCCCGCCCAGGACTCCGCCTCGACCTCCACGCCGGGCAGCCCCCTGTCCCCCACGGAGTATGAGCGCTTCTTCGCACTGCTGACCCCTACCTGGAAGGCGGAGACCACCTGCCGGCTCCGCGCCACCCACGGTTGCCGGAACCCCACCCTCGTCCAGCTAGACCAGTATGAAAACCACGGCCTGGTGCCGGACGGTGAGGGCCAGCCCTGTGCTCCCTCGACCCAGGGCGAGGGGACGGGTGGCCCTGAGCCCGGGTGCCCCGCTCTCCTGACCCCAGGAGCCCATCACACCCTCTCTCCAGGAGGGATTACACCCCTGTGTTCACCTGCGCCCCACCCTTCCCTAGGCGCAGTCTGCTCTGACCTCCCTTATGCCTCCTGGTTTGAGTCCTTCTGCCAGTTCACCCAATACCGTTGTTCCAACCATGTCTACTACGCCAAGGTGAGGTCAAGACAGAGCTTGAACCTGGTGTCACCGGGGAAGGGCTCCAGACCATCCTTAGGTCCTCCCTCTCAGTCACTGGCTGACACTCGCCCAGATTCTGTGTGCAGACCGTCTCACCTTAGGCATTCAGACTCTGTGAACAATCCCCCCTTGTTGCCAGAAAAGTAAGGGAGAGGgatgggaggaggcagagagaagccTTAGGGTTCCTCCCAGTAGTGATGTCATTCAAGTCAAATGTAAAAGCCTGAAGGCAGGAAAGTGGGCCAGCAGGGCGTCTGATTTTGCAGGGGACCCTGTCTCAGATCTAGAGGGTTCGACTCAGGGCCGTGTTCCCTGATTTCCTCCCAGGAACTGTGAGAGAGGAGACCTGgggacagaggataaggtggagTGGAAATGTGCCCTTTGTGAAAGGCGTTCCCACTCTGCTTCTCTCCTTGCAGAGGGTCCGGTGCTCCCAGCCAGTCTCCATCCTCTCACCCAATACCCTCAAGGAGGTGGACAGTTCACCTGAAGTGCCGCCACCTACCACGGCGACCTCCCCCAAGTCCTCCCACGTCACAGGTGAGACCCTGCCAGCCTCTCATCCCAGAGTCCCCAAACCCAGGGCTTAAGGTATCCACGGGAGGGACCTGGGGAGGTGAGCTGCTGGAGGTAGCCTTGGGCAGCTGTTTGCATAAGGGGAGAGCCTACTTTTTTGACACAGGAAAGTTAGGGCTTTCCTGTATCAGGGTGTTTTCTGACATtacatctatttctgccctgaACTAATTTTTCCTTGCTCCCCAAAACACTCTTGTGTTAAGAAGTCCTCTGGCACCTTTCTCAGCTCACATCTTCACTCCAAAAAGGATTGGTTGCTAGGTATTCAAAGTACTTGGTGCTTCCTAAGTGAGAGGGACAAAAGGTGGTATTAGAAGTGGGTTAGGAAAGAGGACCCTTTGTGAGGGAGGTGGAAAGGGGACCCGTAACACTGCCACCACCGTCACCATAGTACTATTGTTTTGATatttgtattcttgcctgtgttTTGTATGATTGGTTGTGTGAACATGTGTAATTTAGGCTGCTTTCCTCTAcctttgtgtttatgtgtgtgtttgtgcttatgtgtttatgtgtgtgcttgtgtgtttatGAGTGTGTCTGtgcttatgtgtgtgtttatgtgtgcttATGTGTTTACGTGTGcttatgtgtttgtgtatgcctatgtgtgtgcttgtgcgtTTTGTATGTgcttatgtgtttatgtgtgtctgtgtgcttttGTGTTTATGTGTCGGtttgtgtgtgcttatgtgtttatgtgtttttaGTGTgcttatgtgtttatgtgtgtgtttgtgtgccttTACATGTTTATGTGTGTCCCTCTGCAAAGACGGAATGCCAGAAGCCTgaccttccctttcccttctctctcttggTCCCTCGCAAACCCTGTTGCAGCCACCGAACGACAGGTCTTCCAGCCCTGGCCCGAGCGGTTGAACAGCAATGTGGAGGAGCTGCTCCAGTCCTCCTTGTCCTTGGGCGGCCAGGAGCAAGGGCAGGAGCCCAAACAGGAGCAGGGGCAGGAGCACAAGCAGGAGCGGGGGCAGGAGCACAAGCAGGAGGAAGGGCAGGAgcaagaggagcaggaggaggagcaggaggaggagaagcaggagggcCAGGGCACAGAGGAGGCGCTGGAGTCGGTGTCTAGGCTGCAGGCAGACCCAGAGCCCAAGTTTCGGTCTGAACTTGTGTCCTCCAACCCTTTCTCCTTCACTCCCCGGGTGCGGGAAGTGGAGTCTACTCCCATGTTGATGGAGAACCTCCAGGAGCTTATCCGATCGGCGCAGGagatgaatgaaatgaatgatgTGTATGACGGGGAGACCATCTGGAGATCCCAGAGCCCCGGCAGGTACTGGACGTTCTGTCTCCCCCACCGGCCCCACCCTTCCTTGTGCCTTTGGGGATGAGAAGCCCACTTGGCCAGCCTTGGCCTCAGACCCACCCAGATCTGCTTGGGCTTTGGGTGCACCCAGCGGCTGCCCGCCTCACCTGCTCTGTGGCTTAAGCACTGTCCTAGATGCCCATCTCTACCTGGCATGGGGTTAACCCTGAAGCTAGAGCTACCAGACTTGGGTTCTGggtttctctctgcctctgatgAGCACTGCAAATTTCATTTCccctttctgggtctcagttcctcatctgtaaaaggaggcGGTTAATCTGGAGGCCTCTCACCTCCAGCATGCTGAGTGCATGTGACTAAGACTGGATGGTAAGGGCAGTGGGGATCGAGTAGGCATGGCTGTCTGCCCTGGCCCTCTGGCCCATCCCCTGCAGTGGTGCCATCTTGGTCTTTTTGCAGCCTGCTACAGCTGCCCCACGTGGAGGCCTTGCTGACCCTGTGCTACTCGATTGTGGAGAACACCTGCGTCATAACCCCGACAGCCAAGGCCTGGCAGTACTTGGAAAATGAGATCCTTGGTTTTGGGATATCGGTATGCCCACCGAGCTGTTCACTGGCTCCAAGTTCACGGGCCTAGGGAGTAGAGGATGGGCGGGACCACAGAAAGCCTGAAAAACTCTCCAAGTGAGAACCCCTTCTTGGAAAGACATTTCCAGCTCCCCTaaaaggaaggaggctcaagacaGAGTCTGGAATCTATTCCTGGCCAGAATTCCttctgtggttcagttgctaagcttgAGTCATGTCCAGAGTCAGTTCACCAACCGCAGGATGTGGCTGTACCTTAGATACAGCTCTTCTTCCAGGAGGGATCCTAGAACCCGTTCCAGGGCTCTGTAGAGAGATCCCAATCTTGATATGTCCTCATAACCCAGCAAATTCTATTTCCAAGAAGTGTAGGACTTTCCAAAAGCACGTTAGCAAATGTGTGCTAAGAGCTGGCATGCCATCCATGCATCTGTCTATTCAACAGATATTGATCTGGCTAGGTATTTGAGACACTAGCAATTCTGTCCTAGGTAATTTAGCGATGAGTGCAACAAGATCCgatcctctgtcctcctggagtccactgggagagagagacaaaatgGAGACCAGTGTGACAGGGATCGACGCATGACGGATAAGTCTAAAGTTCAGAGAGCAGATGGCGAGCACAAAGTCATGCTGGGGCAGGATTGGAGAATGCCTCTTAGAGGAACTGATGACCTGAGACCTGGAGATAAAAGAAGTTAACCAGGCAGAAGAAGGGGTTAGTAGAAGGTTCCTGCTAGAGAGACTACTGTGTGCAAAGgctcagaggaaagagagaagaaattccACGAAGGACCAAGAATGAGCACACTGTTACTCTTCCTCCCGCTCTCAGGGAGCTGAGATTGAGTAGCATTATACGAAAGGAGTGTGGGATGGTAGGTGATAGAAACAGAGTTATTTTTTGGTGGAGGTGGACCGCACGTAGGAAGTTCAGGACTAATGGAGAGCTCATTGGATTTTAGGGCTTGGTTGAAAGAACAGTAAGGAGCCCATTTTACCTGGAAACAGAGTCAAAGAGGCCATGATGTGAATAATCCCGAATGGCAGTCCGAACCGTTGTATTTCATTTGGTAGGAAAGGGGAATTCAGTTATGATTTGGGGTTAGGGACCTGATGATGCCTCCCCCATGAGCTGTTATGAGGAGCGAGCAAGAGATTGTGTGACTGTGATGCGCTGACCGGACGGCCTGGAGATCCTGCCGAGCGAGATCTTCCTGAGGAGACTCACTCAGGGCGGACAGCCCCACAGGGAGATGGGCGGCTCCACATCTAAGAAGGTCCTCCAAGAACTTGGAGGCTCTGAACCCAGGTGCTccagcagaggacctgggttttGAGTTGGAAGCAGCCAGACCAGTGTCCCAGGTCCATCATGCACTCGATGTGTGTTTGAGCAAGTGACTCAGCCTCggggagcctcagtttcctggcaGGCAAATGGAGCCATGCTTAGTAGCTATTCTATTCCTAGGAAGACCAAATAAGATGAAGGCATTTATCAGCCATGGCATGCAGCACCGTGCCAGCTCTTTGTAAATATTAGCATTATCATtagcagagaggaagggaggacgGTGAGCCTCTTTCAGTTAGGCAAAGTTAGACATCTGTCAGGCACTTGGCCATGAGGATTCAGAGCTCAGGAAAGAGATTAGAACGGATGATAGAGGCTTGGGTGTCACCTGCAAGAAGATGAAGATTGTTTGTGAGGAAATAAAccatcctggaggagggggaagaaatAGAGAGCTGATGGGAGGTCCTTGAGGGGAGGACCTTGGGTAGGGGGTTTGGGAAAAGCCAGAGGAGCTTCTGGAAAAGGCTTAATGCGGGGACCTTCTGTGGGGGCGTGGGACTTCAGCCTCAGGCCCTCAGCCGCACCCCTCTGCAGGTCTGTGACAGTCTGGGGCGGCGACACTTAGCCGCGTGTACCCTCTGTGACTTCTGCTCACTGAAGCTGGAGCAGTGCCACTCGGAGGCCAACCTGCAGCGACAGCAGTGCGACAGCTCCCACAAAACACCCTTTGTCAGCCCCCTGCTTGCCTCCCAGAGCATGACCATTGGCACCCAGGTACTGACCCAGCTGGGTGGGCTGCAGtggtggcggtgggggtggggggtagggctTTAGGCAAGGTCGGGCAACCGGGGGCTGAGGGGGTGAGCAGGGTGCCCACCTCTCTCCTGTGCCCCGTGCCACAGATAGGGAGCCTGAAATCGGGCCGCTTTTACGGGCTGGACTTGTACGGCGGGCTGCGCATGGACTTCTGGTGTGCCAGGCTGGCCACTAAGGGCTGCGAAGACAACCGAGTGGCCAGCTGGCTCCAGACTGAGTTCCTGAGCTTCCAGGATGGAGACTTCCCCACCAGGGTCAGCCCCACCCCACTCACCATGCTTCCTCCTAGTCCCTCGCTCTGGGGAACCCTAGGATGTGGGGCGGGGGGCGCCTTGGGGCCCTGGCTTCTGAGAGCTGCTCCTCAATGAGCCTCCTGCCTCTTTCCAGCagactcccctcccccctccccaacaccctcccccctccctccgccTCCCCTGGGCCCCCAGGAGACCAGGATTGTGTTTAGCAAAGGACTAGCAATCCGGGAAGCTGGAGGGTACAGGACTTGGGGACACGAGACAGGTCTGGTCCCATCTCTGCCAGTTACCCTTggtgggtgggagtgggaggCCTCATTCCTAAGACAAACTTCTGGGTGATGCCTGAAGTGCCGCTGACAGTGATCCAGTGCTTCCCTGCCTTAGTCTGTAGGCTCCTTCCCGAATCTTCCAGTGCTTTCCCTCTCAATGGGATCAGCTTTACTCCCTCCCGCAAAGTCATCTCCCCTGTGGGTCAACCTGTTGTAGCTAAGAGCCAGCACCGCCTCCCTcactcccccaacccccgcctTCTGtggtttaacagaaaaaaatcaagaccAGGACAAGTTGAGACTACTTAAGAAAGGGCTTTTAGCTGAGCAGAAGGGCCTCCGCCTAGCTTTCCTCCCTGAGTCCCTAGATCTGGACGGGGCCTTAGACCATCTCAGCTGTTTCCCTGGGTTTATGGGTGGGGTGGTGAGGGCCACAGAGGGAAGTGGCTCCACCCAGGGTCGCACATTAGAAACACTTCCACCTCTTCCATCCTAAGCCGTCCCCAGGAGGCTCCCTGAGATGGGAATGCCACTTGGGACCCTTCCACGATCTGGACCCTTGGTACTCACTTCCCCGGTCCTCTCAGCTGCTTTCGCAGCCTGCTGACCGGCAGAGCAGCCCCTTCCTAGTTTCAGCTCCCAGCTTCTTCCCAGACACAGGGTGACACTGAAGGGGACACCCCGGTGCAGAGGGTCTGGTTCTCTGCCCTGGTTTCTGCCATCGGGGGCGCTATGAAGGGCTCTGAGGCTTCTGAAGTCTTCCACCTCCCATCCCCCCTCCTGCCTTAGATCTGTGACACGGAATATGTGCAGTACCCCAACTACTGTGCCTTCAAAAGCCAGCAGTGTATGATGAGAAACAGGGACCGGAAGGTGAGCCACCTCCTGctgctcccaccacccccatcagCCCCTCCATGGGTCACTGCACACTGACCTGTTCTGACCACCTTTCCACCTCCCCCACACACCCCGAGCCGTGGCATCCATCtgagcatgggggtgggggtgtgaagAGCAGGTGTGTCCCCCGGTGCTCTGTCCCTACTCCTCCAGCCA
Above is a genomic segment from Bos indicus isolate NIAB-ARS_2022 breed Sahiwal x Tharparkar chromosome 5, NIAB-ARS_B.indTharparkar_mat_pri_1.0, whole genome shotgun sequence containing:
- the ACRBP gene encoding acrosin-binding protein isoform X3, which produces MRHLAAGSFLSLLRGAVCSDLPYASWFESFCQFTQYRCSNHVYYAKRVRCSQPVSILSPNTLKEVDSSPEVPPPTTATSPKSSHVTATERQVFQPWPERLNSNVEELLQSSLSLGGQEQGQEPKQEQGQEHKQERGQEHKQEEGQEQEEQEEEQEEEKQEGQGTEEALESVSRLQADPEPKFRSELVSSNPFSFTPRVREVESTPMLMENLQELIRSAQEMNEMNDVYDGETIWRSQSPGSLLQLPHVEALLTLCYSIVENTCVITPTAKAWQYLENEILGFGISVCDSLGRRHLAACTLCDFCSLKLEQCHSEANLQRQQCDSSHKTPFVSPLLASQSMTIGTQIGSLKSGRFYGLDLYGGLRMDFWCARLATKGCEDNRVASWLQTEFLSFQDGDFPTRICDTEYVQYPNYCAFKSQQCMMRNRDRKVSRMRCLQNETYTVLTPDKSEDLVLRWSQEFSTLTLGQAG
- the ACRBP gene encoding acrosin-binding protein isoform X1 — encoded protein: MRHLAAGSFLSLLRVLLLPLAPAPAQDSASTSTPGSPLSPTEYERFFALLTPTWKAETTCRLRATHGCRNPTLVQLDQYENHGLVPDGAVCSDLPYASWFESFCQFTQYRCSNHVYYAKRVRCSQPVSILSPNTLKEVDSSPEVPPPTTATSPKSSHVTATERQVFQPWPERLNSNVEELLQSSLSLGGQEQGQEPKQEQGQEHKQERGQEHKQEEGQEQEEQEEEQEEEKQEGQGTEEALESVSRLQADPEPKFRSELVSSNPFSFTPRVREVESTPMLMENLQELIRSAQEMNEMNDVYDGETIWRSQSPGSLLQLPHVEALLTLCYSIVENTCVITPTAKAWQYLENEILGFGISVCDSLGRRHLAACTLCDFCSLKLEQCHSEANLQRQQCDSSHKTPFVSPLLASQSMTIGTQIGSLKSGRFYGLDLYGGLRMDFWCARLATKGCEDNRVASWLQTEFLSFQDGDFPTRICDTEYVQYPNYCAFKSQQCMMRNRDRKVSRMRCLQNETYTVLTPDKSEDLVLRWSQEFSTLTLGQAG
- the ACRBP gene encoding acrosin-binding protein isoform X2; this translates as MRHLAAGSFLSLLRVLLLPLAPAPAQDSASTSTPGSPLSPTEYERFFALLTPTWKAETTCRLRATHGCRNPTLVQLDQYENHGLVPDGAVCSDLPYASWFESFCQFTQYRCSNHVYYAKRVRCSQPVSILSPNTLKEVDSSPEVPPPTTATSPKSSHVTATERQVFQPWPERLNSNVEELLQSSLSLGGQEQGQEPKQEQGQEHKQERGQEHKQEEGQEQEEQEEEQEEEKQEGQGTEEALESVSRLQADPEPKFRSELVSSNPFSFTPRVREVESTPMLMENLQELIRSAQEMNEMNDVYDGETIWRSQSPGSLLQLPHVEALLTLCYSIVENTCVITPTAKAWQYLENEILGFGISVCDSLGRRHLAACTLCDFCSLKLEQCHSEANLQRQQCDSSHKTPFVSPLLASQSMTIGTQICDTEYVQYPNYCAFKSQQCMMRNRDRKVSRMRCLQNETYTVLTPDKSEDLVLRWSQEFSTLTLGQAG